A window from Littorina saxatilis isolate snail1 linkage group LG9, US_GU_Lsax_2.0, whole genome shotgun sequence encodes these proteins:
- the LOC138975986 gene encoding serine/threonine-protein phosphatase PP1-alpha catalytic subunit, producing MADTDKLNIDSIIARLLEVRGSRPGKNVQLTESEIRGLCLKSREIFLSQPILLELEAPLKICGDIHGQYYDLLRLFEYGGFPPESNYLFLGDYVDRGKQSLETICLLLAYKIKYPENFFLLRGNHECASINRIYGFYDECKRRYNIKLWKTFTDCFNCLPIAAIIDEKIFCCHGGLSPDLQSMEQIRRIMRPTDVPDQGLLCDLLWSDPDKETMGWGENDRGVSFTFGAEVVAKFLHKHDLDLICRAHQVVEDGYEFFAKRQLVTLFSAPNYCGEFDNAGAMMSVDETLMCSFQILKPADKKKFPYGGLNQGRPVTPPRSNAKAKGK from the exons ATGGCTGATACCGATAAATTGAATATAGATAGTATTATAGCAAGGCTATTGGAAG TCCGTGGATCACGACCAGGGAAAAATGTTCAGCTGACAGAGTCTGAAATCAGAGGGCTGTGCCTGAAATCTCGAGAGATCTTCCTCAGCCAGCCTATTCTGCTTGAACTTGAAGCTCCCCTCAAGATCTGTG GTGACATTCACGGTCAGTACTACGACTTGTTGCGGCTCTTTGAGTATGGAGGCTTCCCACCTGAGAGCAATTACTTGTTTCTTGGTGACTACGTTGATCGTGGCAAACAGTCCCTAGAAACCATCTGCCTCTTGCTAGCCTACAAGATCAAATATCCTGAAAACTTCTTCTTGCTTCGAGGCAACCATGAATGTGCCAGCATCAACAGGATCTACGGCTTCTACGACGAAT GCAAAAGACGGTACAACATCAAGTTGTGGAAAACCTTCACAGACTGCTTCAACTGCTTACCTATAGCAGCCATCATTGATGAAAAGATCTTCTGCTGCCATGGAG GCTTGAGCCCTGACCTGCAGTCCATGGAACAGATTCGCCGCATCATGAGGCCAACAGACGTCCCTGACCAGGGCTTGCTGTGCGACTTGCTGTGGTCTGACCCTGACAAGGAGACCATGGGCTGGGGAGAGAATGACCGCGGTGTGTCCTTCACCTTTGGTGCCGAAGTTGTGGCCAAATTCCTTCACAAACACGACCTTGATCTTATATGCCGTGCTCATCAG GTGGTGGAGGATGGTTATGAGTTCTTTGCCAAACGGCAGCTGGTCACCTTGTTCTCTGCGCCCAACTACTGCGGCGAATTTGACAACGCTGGTGCCATGATGTCAGTGGACGAAACCCTCATGTGCTCTTTCCAG ATCTTGAAGCCTGCAGACAAAAAGAAGTTCCCCTATGGAGGTTTGAACCAGGGAAGGCCTGTCACCCCACCTAGGAGCAATGCCAAAGCCAAGGGAAAGTGA